One genomic window of Punica granatum isolate Tunisia-2019 chromosome 1, ASM765513v2, whole genome shotgun sequence includes the following:
- the LOC116196324 gene encoding basic leucine zipper 4, whose translation MLCPQEAPVHLQLPVLETGFTPDELQELLSFLNQPTSPNSGSEGSNRSVGSMDDERKRRRMISNRESARRSRWRKKRHLEDLTEQLNRFTVENRQLKNQLSHVINRCHVVRTENERLRSECIALLARLSDLCQILVNMKLIQ comes from the coding sequence ATGCTTTGTCCCCAGGAGGCTCCGGTTCACCTCCAGCTCCCGGTTCTCGAGACTGGGTTCACtcccgatgagttgcaggaACTCTTGTCGTTTCTTAACCAGCCAACAAGCCCAAACTCTGGCTCGGAGGGATCGAATCGGAGCGTGGGCTCCATGGACGACGAGCGGAAGCGCAGACGCATGATATCAAACCGAGAGTCCGCCCGACGGTCCCGCTGGCGCAAGAAGCGACACTTGGAGGATCTCACAGAACAGCTGAATCGATTTACCGTAGAGAACCGCCAGCTCAAGAACCAGCTGAGTCACGTCATAAACCGGTGTCACGTAGTCAGAACGGAGAATGAACGGTTGAGATCAGAATGCATCGCTCTATTGGCCAGACTTTCTGATCTTTGCCAGATTTTGGTCAACATGAAATTAATCCAATAG